A region of Streptomyces sp. NBC_01497 DNA encodes the following proteins:
- a CDS encoding IS5 family transposase (programmed frameshift): MTDAEWAVVRPLLPVPGWMWGRGGQPEAYCHRAILDGVRYLVDNGIKWRAMPAGFPPWDRVYAFFRRWRGHGLAREFHDRLRARVREREGRDAEPTAAVIDSQSVKADAVVGTDSRGFDGGKLINGRKRHVVVDTLGLLLGVMVTAADIGDRTAAQVLLRRVADAHHRLELVWADGGYTGSLVGHCLAALALVLKIVKRSDGQKGFVVLPKRWIVERTNAWLMRTRRLARDYERRTTSAEAMVYWSMILLMTRRLARPHPQPA, translated from the exons ATGACGGACGCGGAGTGGGCGGTGGTCCGGCCGCTGCTGCCGGTGCCGGGCTGGATGTGGGGCCGGGGCGGGCAGCCGGAGGCCTACTGCCACCGGGCGATACTGGACGGGGTCCGGTACCTGGTCGACAACGGAATCAAGTGGCGGGCGATGCCGGCCGGTTTCCCGCCGTGGGACCGGGTCTACGCGTTCTTCCGCCGCTGGCGCGGCCACGGCCTGGCCCGGGAGTTCCACGACCGGCTCCGCGCCCGGGTCCGCGAACGGGAGGGCCGCGACGCCGAGCCGACGGCCGCCGTGATCGACTCCCAGTCGGTCAAGGCCGATGCCGTCGTCGGCACGGACAGCCGTGGCTTCGACGGCGGCAAGCTGATCAACGGCCGCAAGCGGCACGTCGTGGTGGACACGCTCGGCCTGCTGCTGGGCGTGATGGTCACCGCCGCGGACATCGGGGACCGCACCGCCGCCCAGGTCCTGCTCCGGCGGGTGGCCGACGCTCACCACCGCCTGGAACTGGTCTGGGCCGACGGCGGCTACACCGGCAGCCTCGTCGGACACTGCCTGGCCGCACTCGCTCTCGTCCTGAAGATCGTCAAACGCAGCGACGGCCAGAAGGGGTTCGTAGTGCTGCCCA AGCGGTGGATCGTGGAGCGCACGAACGCGTGGCTGATGCGCACCCGACGCCTGGCCCGCGACTACGAACGCCGCACCACCAGCGCCGAGGCGATGGTTTATTGGTCGATGATCCTGCTCATGACCCGGCGCCTGGCCCGGCCGCACCCGCAGCCAGCGTGA
- a CDS encoding NADP-dependent oxidoreductase codes for MIMKACGVSGPGADVVLLDLPEPPAPEAGQLLLEVDAAGVGPWDQLLTDASWDVGLRTPAALGVEGAGRVVAVGPGVEGFSLGDRVLAHEAPLPGGSGFWAERALITAASAAPCPTELDAAQAAALPVAGLTAYQALEELALTSGQRLLITNGGGATGALALQIAAARGIEVTVTASAAAGERLSALGASEVVDYRKPGWRGQVPHGFDGVLIAVEGTSQEAMSVLRDGGRLISLTSDAPAGERGIVSRDIYVRPDAAQLAHLAESAVAGRLQQNLEVLPSSEGPAAFARVSAGQAGGRKIVLTWTQPRQGAART; via the coding sequence ATGATTATGAAGGCATGCGGAGTTTCCGGTCCGGGAGCAGATGTCGTCCTGCTCGATCTGCCCGAGCCCCCGGCGCCCGAGGCTGGCCAGCTTCTGCTCGAGGTGGACGCCGCCGGTGTCGGCCCGTGGGACCAGTTGCTGACCGACGCCAGCTGGGACGTAGGGCTGCGGACCCCGGCCGCGCTCGGAGTGGAGGGGGCAGGCCGCGTGGTGGCGGTCGGTCCGGGCGTCGAGGGCTTTTCCCTTGGCGACCGAGTGCTCGCCCACGAGGCCCCGCTGCCCGGCGGAAGCGGCTTTTGGGCAGAGCGGGCACTGATCACCGCGGCTAGCGCCGCACCCTGCCCGACGGAGCTGGATGCCGCTCAAGCAGCGGCATTGCCAGTTGCCGGACTCACGGCATACCAGGCCCTGGAAGAGCTAGCGCTGACGAGCGGACAGCGACTGTTGATCACCAATGGAGGAGGGGCTACGGGCGCGTTGGCGCTGCAGATCGCTGCCGCGCGCGGGATCGAGGTGACGGTGACAGCATCCGCTGCAGCGGGCGAGCGGCTGTCCGCTCTGGGCGCGTCCGAGGTGGTCGACTACCGGAAGCCGGGTTGGCGGGGGCAGGTTCCGCACGGGTTCGATGGCGTACTCATTGCCGTTGAAGGAACGTCACAGGAGGCCATGTCTGTGCTGCGCGATGGCGGACGTCTGATCTCGCTCACCTCAGACGCGCCTGCAGGGGAACGTGGCATCGTGAGCAGGGATATCTACGTTCGGCCTGACGCGGCGCAGCTTGCGCATCTGGCTGAATCGGCGGTAGCCGGGAGGCTGCAGCAGAACCTGGAGGTGCTTCCCTCGAGCGAGGGGCCGGCGGCCTTCGCTCGGGTTTCTGCCGGACAGGCCGGCGGTCGGAAGATCGTGCTGACCTGGACGCAGCCCCGACAGGGCGCCGCCCGCACCTGA
- a CDS encoding transposase, giving the protein MPAPRKYPLELRERAVRMYRTAEPKPVIRRMAEDLGVHHEALRHWIRQAEADAGERDDLLTTEEKEELAQLRREVRELRRANEVLRTASAFFAAQLDPTRPR; this is encoded by the coding sequence ATGCCTGCCCCGAGGAAGTACCCGCTGGAGTTGCGTGAGCGTGCGGTGCGGATGTACCGGACTGCCGAGCCGAAGCCGGTGATCCGTCGCATGGCCGAGGATCTCGGTGTGCATCACGAGGCTCTGCGCCACTGGATCCGGCAGGCCGAGGCCGACGCCGGCGAGCGTGACGACCTGCTCACCACCGAGGAGAAGGAAGAGCTCGCCCAGCTGCGGCGCGAGGTGCGGGAACTGCGTCGGGCGAACGAGGTCCTGCGGACGGCCTCGGCTTTTTTCGCCGCACAGCTCGACCCGACCCGGCCCAGGTGA
- a CDS encoding IS3 family transposase, protein MTALLTEHPHLGVEPVLRELHIPSSTYYRWRQAETEPCERSRQDTELTGQIRRIHQDSGGIYGSPRVHAVLQREGVHVGRQRVERLMREAGLAGSAPAGARPSPAGTPTPTSPLTWYNATSRRPRRIDCGSPT, encoded by the coding sequence GTGACCGCGCTCCTCACAGAGCACCCGCACCTGGGGGTCGAGCCTGTACTCCGGGAACTGCACATCCCCTCCTCCACCTACTACCGCTGGCGCCAGGCCGAGACCGAGCCCTGCGAGCGGAGCCGCCAGGACACCGAGCTGACCGGGCAGATCCGGCGGATCCACCAGGACTCCGGCGGCATCTACGGATCGCCCAGGGTCCACGCCGTCCTCCAACGCGAGGGCGTTCACGTCGGCCGCCAGCGCGTCGAGCGGCTCATGCGGGAAGCCGGCCTGGCCGGATCAGCCCCCGCAGGAGCAAGGCCTTCACCCGCCGGGACCCCGACGCCGACCTCGCCCCTGACCTGGTACAACGCGACTTCACGGCGTCCACGCCGAATCGATTGTGGGTCACCGACCTGA
- a CDS encoding DDE-type integrase/transposase/recombinase, which produces MISTLEGPLWLSAIRDVFSRRVVAWETSARADADLVLSSLEYALASREVAPGELVHHADHGTQGGFNWSSQHLGYGGVGWDDQLNPPCPRGSQWSGGCP; this is translated from the coding sequence ATGATCTCCACCCTGGAGGGACCACTGTGGCTGTCGGCGATCCGGGATGTCTTCTCACGCAGAGTCGTGGCCTGGGAGACCTCCGCCCGCGCGGACGCCGACCTGGTCCTGTCCTCGTTGGAGTACGCGCTGGCCAGCCGTGAAGTCGCCCCCGGCGAACTCGTCCACCACGCTGACCACGGCACGCAAGGCGGATTCAACTGGTCGTCGCAACACCTTGGTTATGGAGGTGTTGGATGGGACGACCAGTTGAATCCGCCCTGCCCCCGCGGGTCGCAGTGGAGCGGTGGGTGTCCCTGA
- a CDS encoding glycosyltransferase: protein MSLKALLPHMGLVVSHGGSGTTLHPLAEGLHFVLPQGADQFSNAQVIADTGLGIRLLNEELTADSVGELSAALRHALIGGRRLPAAGTHEGIGPVEASCGRGGANTKGRAEE from the coding sequence GTGTCCCTGAAGGCGTTGCTGCCGCATATGGGCCTCGTCGTAAGTCATGGAGGGTCGGGCACGACACTGCATCCGCTCGCGGAAGGACTGCACTTCGTACTCCCGCAAGGCGCTGACCAATTCAGCAACGCGCAGGTGATCGCCGACACCGGCCTCGGCATCCGGCTGCTCAACGAAGAGCTCACGGCCGACTCGGTCGGCGAACTCTCGGCGGCGCTGCGGCATGCCCTCATCGGCGGACGTCGTCTGCCGGCTGCCGGAACCCATGAGGGAATCGGGCCGGTAGAGGCGTCCTGCGGTCGGGGCGGGGCCAATACGAAGGGACGCGCGGAGGAATAA
- a CDS encoding enoyl-CoA hydratase/isomerase family protein encodes MTTLPEYFSAFENLAMERTPSGVLTVRFHSDGGPATFTGRLHTDLPRALYEIGEDHDNRVLVLTGTGDRFMTDIDGPSLGDITKPGHWDRTLAEGRRVMQRLADLEMPIVAAVNGPATVHSEYALLADIVIAADTTVFSDHPHLTFGIVPGDGIQVVWEETLGLNRARYLTLTHGSFTAEQAERWGAVAEVLPGSEVLARAQELAETLAGRPHLLTRYLAVTLRQRISRRLAEGTQLGMALEGLTAADLAHQS; translated from the coding sequence ATGACCACCCTGCCCGAGTACTTCAGCGCCTTTGAGAACCTGGCGATGGAACGTACCCCCTCCGGTGTGCTCACCGTGCGCTTCCACAGCGACGGCGGCCCGGCGACCTTCACCGGCCGGCTGCACACCGACCTGCCGCGCGCCCTCTACGAGATCGGCGAGGACCACGACAACCGGGTGCTGGTCCTGACCGGCACCGGCGACCGCTTCATGACCGACATCGACGGTCCCAGCCTCGGTGACATCACCAAGCCCGGACACTGGGACCGCACCCTCGCCGAGGGCCGCCGGGTGATGCAGCGCCTGGCCGACCTGGAGATGCCGATCGTCGCCGCCGTCAACGGCCCGGCCACCGTCCACAGCGAGTACGCCCTGCTCGCCGACATCGTCATCGCCGCCGACACCACCGTCTTCTCCGACCACCCCCACCTGACGTTCGGGATCGTCCCCGGCGACGGCATCCAGGTCGTCTGGGAGGAGACCCTGGGCCTCAACCGGGCCCGCTACCTCACCCTCACCCACGGATCGTTCACCGCCGAACAGGCCGAACGCTGGGGCGCGGTGGCCGAGGTGCTCCCCGGGAGCGAGGTCCTGGCCCGCGCCCAGGAACTCGCCGAGACCCTGGCCGGCCGGCCGCACCTGCTCACCCGCTACCTCGCCGTCACGCTGCGCCAGCGCATCAGCAGGCGCCTCGCCGAAGGCACGCAACTCGGCATGGCACTCGAGGGACTCACCGCGGCCGACCTCGCCCACCAGAGCTGA
- a CDS encoding ATP-binding protein — MTTWQGWQRFATTPPLTPPQPGDTPRSTEERLAYHSAFVTVRTPAINTLATQVRTLMLLGRHQQTTARPSLIVTGPAAAGKTTALLEVGRTCHLAHTRKHPAPPGRTHQQTPVAYLLVPAGATAKTLATEFARYLGIPVTTRMTQTQITEAVCHTYTAAGVRLVLIDEIHRLNPRTTTGAEAADLLKDLTERIRATFVYTGIDVASTTLFSGVRGAQLAGRASLITCGPLPARHGNTRPFTDLITDMENALDLTQHTPGTLPRHASYLHQRTAGRIGSLARLIRQAAITAICDGTERITKKALEAIQLDHLAEEASRPRTRQPARTA; from the coding sequence ATCACCACCTGGCAGGGCTGGCAACGCTTCGCCACCACCCCGCCCCTCACCCCGCCCCAGCCCGGCGACACCCCACGCAGCACGGAAGAACGCCTCGCCTACCACTCCGCGTTCGTCACCGTCCGCACCCCCGCCATCAACACCCTCGCCACCCAGGTCCGCACCCTGATGCTCCTCGGCCGCCACCAGCAGACCACCGCCCGGCCCTCACTGATCGTCACCGGCCCCGCCGCGGCCGGGAAAACGACCGCCCTCCTCGAAGTCGGACGCACCTGCCACCTCGCCCACACCCGAAAACACCCCGCCCCGCCCGGACGCACCCACCAGCAGACACCGGTCGCGTACCTGCTGGTGCCGGCCGGCGCCACCGCGAAAACCCTGGCCACCGAATTCGCCCGCTACCTCGGCATCCCCGTCACCACCCGCATGACCCAGACCCAGATCACCGAGGCCGTCTGCCACACCTACACCGCCGCTGGCGTCCGCCTGGTCCTCATCGACGAGATCCACCGCCTCAACCCGCGCACGACCACCGGCGCCGAAGCCGCCGACCTGCTCAAAGACCTCACCGAACGCATCAGAGCAACCTTCGTCTACACCGGCATCGACGTCGCCTCAACCACGCTGTTCTCCGGAGTACGCGGCGCCCAACTCGCCGGCCGCGCCAGCCTCATCACCTGCGGCCCCCTCCCCGCCCGCCACGGAAACACCCGCCCCTTCACCGATCTCATCACCGACATGGAGAACGCCCTCGACCTCACCCAGCACACACCCGGCACACTCCCCCGCCACGCCTCCTACCTCCACCAGCGCACCGCCGGCCGCATCGGAAGCCTCGCCCGCCTCATCCGCCAAGCAGCGATCACCGCCATCTGCGACGGCACCGAACGCATCACCAAAAAGGCGCTCGAAGCTATCCAGCTCGACCACCTCGCCGAAGAAGCAAGCCGCCCCCGAACCCGCCAACCCGCCAGAACGGCATGA
- a CDS encoding Mu transposase C-terminal domain-containing protein translates to MSVRRGGRPVLQVGAHVRFRDRTWQVIAMAGQQVHLAGETGEDETVVAGHLFADPSFTIVGAEMPQAATQWGLFETAPEDARRKALAWQRHIREVETGLPGGTDSDGAPRAEYDPDRFTLAQREEAKATELTAIGFGPVSRTTVQRMRLAYRKQGLWGLVDHRTTRRPVPTGRTDERVIAAIEEALRRQRGRSKGTVKGLMPLVTQILTDRHGRGTVPAPSQATFYRLVHQLADPAEHPHRPARTLPSPTGGQAFTPTVALRPGEQVQVDTTRLDVLAVFDDGTTGRPELTIAVDVATRAILAAVLRPAGTKAVDAALLLAEMAVPHAARPSWPDALCLAHTQLPQLQRLMDLDERLEGAAARPVVVPETIVVDRGKVYLSTAFTAACETLGISVQPTPPHAPAAKGIVERTFGTVNALLCQHLPGYTGSDVTRRGPDAEGEACFSVAQMQDLLDEWLIHYHHRPHEGLRHPTLPKKALTPNQMWAALIAVTGYVPLPLSGSDYLELLPVRWQAITERGIRVDHRTYDHDVLAPYRGQPSPVTARGGKWEVHTNPHDARQVWIRLPDGHLTEIPWIHRDHIHQPFNSATWQHIKTITTRHSDRDTHEADLADALDQLMRRAHAGTATPGEQRLITRAAPLKTPPPAAGTRPPYDPAPQADAWDDAWDDDSIDDLDDLDDQPDEPEQADSEDELGPGDTSDVPVPYTGLGLYDPAQEALNW, encoded by the coding sequence GACACCTGTTCGCCGACCCGTCCTTCACCATCGTGGGCGCCGAAATGCCCCAGGCCGCAACGCAGTGGGGTCTGTTCGAAACCGCGCCCGAGGACGCGCGGCGCAAGGCACTGGCCTGGCAGCGGCACATCCGCGAGGTGGAGACCGGCCTGCCCGGCGGGACGGACAGCGACGGGGCGCCCCGGGCCGAGTACGACCCCGACCGGTTCACCCTCGCACAGCGCGAGGAGGCCAAGGCCACGGAGCTGACCGCGATCGGCTTCGGCCCTGTCTCCCGGACCACGGTGCAGCGCATGCGCCTGGCCTACCGCAAGCAGGGACTGTGGGGGCTGGTTGACCACCGCACCACCCGTCGGCCCGTGCCTACCGGGCGCACCGACGAACGCGTCATCGCCGCCATCGAGGAAGCGCTGCGCCGCCAGCGCGGCCGTTCCAAGGGCACCGTCAAGGGCTTGATGCCCCTGGTCACACAGATCCTTACCGACCGGCACGGCCGCGGCACAGTGCCCGCCCCCTCCCAGGCCACCTTCTACCGGCTCGTCCACCAGCTCGCCGACCCTGCCGAACACCCCCACCGCCCCGCCCGTACTCTCCCCTCCCCCACCGGCGGACAGGCGTTCACCCCGACCGTGGCGCTGCGGCCGGGCGAGCAGGTGCAGGTCGACACCACACGGCTGGACGTCCTGGCCGTCTTCGACGACGGCACCACCGGCCGGCCCGAACTCACGATCGCCGTCGACGTCGCCACCCGCGCCATCCTCGCCGCGGTCCTGCGGCCCGCCGGCACCAAGGCAGTCGACGCGGCCCTGCTGCTCGCCGAGATGGCCGTCCCGCACGCGGCCCGTCCCTCCTGGCCCGACGCACTGTGCCTCGCCCACACCCAACTCCCCCAGCTACAGCGGCTGATGGACCTGGACGAACGGCTCGAGGGCGCGGCTGCCCGGCCGGTGGTGGTGCCCGAGACGATCGTCGTGGACCGGGGCAAGGTCTACCTGTCCACGGCGTTCACCGCCGCCTGCGAAACCCTCGGCATCAGCGTCCAGCCCACCCCGCCCCACGCCCCCGCCGCCAAAGGCATCGTCGAACGCACCTTCGGCACGGTCAACGCCCTGCTGTGCCAGCACCTGCCCGGCTACACCGGCTCCGACGTCACCCGCCGCGGACCGGACGCCGAAGGCGAGGCCTGCTTCAGCGTCGCCCAGATGCAGGACCTTCTGGACGAATGGCTGATCCACTACCACCACCGCCCCCACGAAGGCCTGCGCCACCCCACCCTGCCGAAGAAGGCTCTCACCCCGAACCAGATGTGGGCCGCGCTTATCGCCGTGACCGGCTACGTGCCCCTCCCCTTGAGCGGCAGCGACTACCTCGAACTGCTGCCGGTGCGCTGGCAGGCCATCACCGAACGCGGCATCCGCGTCGACCACCGCACCTACGACCACGATGTCCTCGCCCCCTACCGCGGTCAGCCCTCCCCCGTCACCGCACGCGGCGGCAAATGGGAAGTCCACACCAACCCCCACGACGCCCGCCAGGTCTGGATCCGCCTGCCCGACGGACACCTGACAGAGATCCCGTGGATCCACCGCGACCACATTCACCAGCCGTTCAACAGCGCCACCTGGCAGCACATCAAAACGATCACCACCCGCCACAGCGACCGCGACACCCACGAAGCCGACCTCGCCGACGCCCTCGACCAGCTCATGCGCCGCGCCCACGCCGGCACCGCTACCCCCGGCGAACAGCGCCTGATCACCCGCGCCGCACCACTGAAAACACCCCCGCCCGCAGCCGGCACCCGCCCTCCCTACGATCCGGCCCCGCAGGCCGACGCCTGGGACGACGCCTGGGACGACGACAGCATCGACGACCTCGACGACCTCGACGACCAGCCCGACGAACCAGAACAGGCCGACAGCGAAGACGAACTCGGACCCGGCGACACCAGCGACGTGCCCGTCCCGTACACCGGACTCGGCCTCTACGACCCCGCTCAGGAAGCCCTCAACTGGTGA